In a single window of the Rhinolophus ferrumequinum isolate MPI-CBG mRhiFer1 chromosome 21, mRhiFer1_v1.p, whole genome shotgun sequence genome:
- the UTP6 gene encoding U3 small nucleolar RNA-associated protein 6 homolog: MAEIIQERIEDRLPELEQLERIGLFSHAEIKAIIKKASDLEYRIQRRALCKEDFINYVQYEINLLELIQRRRTRIGYSFKKDEIENSIVHRVQGVFRRASAKWKDDVQLWLSYVVFCKKWATKAQLSKVFSAMLAIHSNKPALWIMAAKWEMEDRLSSESARQLFLRALRFHPQCPKLYQEYFRMELMHAEKLRKERQEFEKAKMDVGHLDYPEEILTGELARIIYKNSVSIIKGAEFHVSLLSIAQLFDFAKDLQREIYEDLQALHTDDPLTWDYVARRELEIQAQPGEEQPATKHAKVVEMGRKEERCSAVYEEAVKTLPTEAMWKCYINFCLERFSKKTNSPSLRAKRLEKTMTAFRKAHELKVLPECQYKQWIELLLHHDFLKEALQVAVAGTELFRDSVMMWQMQLQVLIDSKSPDVARLFQEAFVHLKPQVCLPLWISWAEWSEGAKSQEDTEAIYKKAILAVIGADSVTLKDKYLDWAYRSGGYKKARAVFKSLQESRPFSVDFFRKIIQFEKEQESCKMANLREYYERALREFGSTDSDLWMDYIKEELNHPLGRPENCGQIYWRAMKMLQGESAEVFVAKHAMHQAGHL, encoded by the exons ATGGCGGAGATCATTCAGGAACGCATAGAAGATCGACTTCCTGAATTGGAACAGCTGGAGCGCATTGGACTGTTCAGTCATGCGGAAATTAA GGCTATCATTAAGAAGGCCTCGGATCTAGAATACAGAATACAGCGAAGAGCTCTTTGTAAGGAAGACTTTATCAATTATGTTCAA TATGAAATTAATCTTTTGGAGCTGATCCAGAGAAGAAGAACT CGCATTGGGTATTCATTTAAGAAGGATGAGATTGAGAATTCTATTGTACACCGGGTACAAGGTGTCTTCCGACGTGCTTCAGCAAAGTGGAAA GATGATGTTCAACTTTGGCTATCCTATGTTGTCTTTTGTAAGAAATGG GCTACCAAAGCTCAACTTAGCAAGGTATTCTCTGCCATGTTGGCCATTCATTCAAACAAGCCAG CTTTGTGGATTATGGCTGCCAAATGGGAAATGGAAGATCGCTTGTCTTCAGAAAGTGCAAGACAACTATTTCTTCGAGCTCTGCGCTTTCATCCACAATGCCCGAAACTTTATCAAGAA tACTTCAGGATGGAGCTGATGCATGCTGAGAAATTGAGGAAGGAAAGGCAAGAATTTGAAAAAGCCAAAATGGATGTG GGACACCTTGATTATCCTGAAGAAATCCTTACAGGCGAATTGGCACGGATCATCTACAAAAATTCTGTAAGCATAATTAAAG gtgcAGAGTTTCATGTGTCACTGCTTTCAATTGCACAGCTATTCGACTTTGCCAAAGATCTGCAAAGAGAAATTTATGAAGA CCTCCAAGCTCTGCACACAGATGACCCTCTCACTTGGGATTATGTGGCACGGAGAGAATTAGAGATCCAAGCGCAGCCAGGAGAAGAGCAGCCGGCCACGAAACATGCCAAAGTGGTAGAGATGGGCCGGAAGGAGGAGCGGTGCAGTGCTGTATATGAAGAAGCAGTAAAGACTCTCCCTACAG AGGCCATGTGGAAGTGTTACATCAACTTTTGCTTGGAAAGGTTTAGTAAGAAGACAAATAGCCCGTCCCTCAGAGCGAAG AGGCTGGAAAAAACCATGACTGCATTCAGGAAGGCACATGAACTCAAGGTTCTACCAGAATGCCAATACAAGCAGTGG ATTGAGTTGTTGCTGCACCATGACTTCTTGAAGGAAGCTCTGCAGGTGGCGGTAGCCGGCACTGAATTGTTTAGGGACTCCGTAATGATGTGGCAGATGCAGCTGCAGGTGCTGATAGACTCAAAGAGCCCTGACGTAGCCAGACTTTTTCAAGAAGCCTTTGTGCACCTGAAGCCCCAG GTTTGTCTGCCATTGTGGATTTCTTGGGCAGAGTGGAGTGAAGGTGCCAAAAGCCAAGAAGACACTGAAGCCATCTATAAG AAAGCTATCTTAGCTGTCATTGGTGCCGACTCAGTCACCCTGAAGGATAAGTACCTGGATTGGGCCTATCGAAGTGGTGGCTACAAAAAGGCCAGAGCTGTGTTTAAAAG TTTACAGGAAAGCCGTCCATTTTCAGTTGactttttcaggaaaataatcCAGTTTGAAAAGGAGCAA GAATCCTGCAAGATGGCAAACTTAAGAGAATATTATGAGAGGGCTTTGAGAGAGTTTGGATCTACAGATTCTG ATCTTTGGATGGATTATATAAAAGAAGAATTGAACCACCCTCTTGGTAGACCTGAGAACTGCGGACAAATCTACTGGCGAGCCATGAAAATGTTGCAGGGAGAGTCAGCAGAGGTGTTTGTAGCTAAACATGCTATGCATCAAGCCGGCCATTTgtga